The genomic DNA CTTTCTAATGATCTTCTTTTTGCCAATACATGTTTGGGATGTTTTTTCTGAAACACCTGCTATTGGTAGCCATAAAGCAGCAATCATACGTTTACCAATGCAGTTTGTGCTAATAGCATTGGCTTATAAACTTAAAAAAAACAACAAATAATGGCGAAACTTCAAAAGAGTATAGACAAGAGGAATGCGCTAATTAAAGCGACTATAGAGTTGGTGAACAATAATGGTTTTCATGCGACACCTATGAGTAAAATCGCAAAAATGGCGAATGTTTCTCCTGCTACTATTTATTTATATTTTGAAAATAAACAAGATTTGGTGAATAAAACATACATAGAAGTGAAAGCAAAATACACTGATTATGCTTTTGAAACCTATGATGTGAACATGTCTGTAGAAAAAGGATTTGAATTGATTTGGAAACGCATTGCAGATTTTAAATTAAAAGATTGTGAAAATGCAATGTTTTTGGCACAATGTGACAACACACCTGTAATTGATGAAATTAGTAGACAAGAAGGAATTAAACACTTACAACCCCTACTCGATCTTTGGAATCGTGGAAAGAATGAAGACATTATTAAACCGATGTCAGATTATTTGTTATATGCATATTCGATAAATCCGTTATCGTTTTTAATGATGTCAGAAAAAAGAGGTACTTTCAAGTTAGATAAAACACATTTAGAAGAAGCCTATCAATCTGCTTGGAACAGTATAAGAGTAATGAATTAAAATTAATAAAAATAGAATTAAAAAATATGGAATTATTAGATAAATTAAATTGGAGATATGCTGCAAAAGCAATGAATGGTAAAGTTGTTGCAGAAGATAAAATTGAACGTATTTTAGAAGCGGCTCGTTTAGCAGCAACTTCAAGCGGATTGCAACCTTTTGAAATTTTTGTTGTGAAAAACCAAGAAGTAAAAGAAAAAATTAAACCCATTGCATGGAATCAATCTGTAATTACAGACTGTTCTCACCTGCTTGTATTTGCTGCCTGGGATACGTATACGCCAGAACGTATTAACTATATGTTCGATTTAACCAATGAAATTCGTGGTTTTAAAAATGAAGGTTGGGAAGATTATCGTCAA from Polaribacter sp. ALD11 includes the following:
- a CDS encoding TetR/AcrR family transcriptional regulator encodes the protein MAKLQKSIDKRNALIKATIELVNNNGFHATPMSKIAKMANVSPATIYLYFENKQDLVNKTYIEVKAKYTDYAFETYDVNMSVEKGFELIWKRIADFKLKDCENAMFLAQCDNTPVIDEISRQEGIKHLQPLLDLWNRGKNEDIIKPMSDYLLYAYSINPLSFLMMSEKRGTFKLDKTHLEEAYQSAWNSIRVMN
- a CDS encoding nitroreductase family protein; the encoded protein is MELLDKLNWRYAAKAMNGKVVAEDKIERILEAARLAATSSGLQPFEIFVVKNQEVKEKIKPIAWNQSVITDCSHLLVFAAWDTYTPERINYMFDLTNEIRGFKNEGWEDYRQMLLSTYPQKDAEENFNHAAKQAYIAFAHAIIAAAYEGVDATPLEGFDPAAVDEILGLREKGLRSAVLLPLGYRAEDADWLVNLVKVRKPMKDLVTVID